The window TGCCGCGGACCGCCCAGACCGATGGCGCAGACGGAGCCGAGGCAATCCCGGCAGGCCGGGTGACCTGCGAAGAGGCGCCGACGGTCTTCGAGGTGCTTTGCATCGTGTACCGCCTGATCAGCGCAAACTATGTGGACGCGGTAGACGACCAGGAACTCGCCTCGGCGGCCACCGAACGGGTGAGAGAGGCCGGCCTCGCCGAACGGACCGATGGAGAGCCACCGGCATGCCCGTTGCCTTCTTCCGAGTTCGAGGAGCTGTGCCAGGTGATCGACCGGGCACAGGACACCGCCGCGGCGGTCGGGGAGGCGGTCCGGGGGATGGCCGGGTCGCTCGACCGCAACTCCCGCTACCTGACCGCTGCGCAGTACAACCGGTTCCGGACGAACCTCGAGAACCGGGGCACCAGCGGTCTGGGTGTCGCGTTCGCTCTGGTGGAGTACGGCCGGCCCTGCCTGACGGTGACGGCCACCTGCCGACCGGTGGTTGCCGAGGTGTATGCGGGAAGCCCGGCGGAGGGGGCCGGTCTCATGGTGGGCGACGAGCTCCTGGAATTGGGGGATCGGTTCCCGGCCGAACTCGGTTGCGCGGACGTGTCCCGCCTTGACCGGTTCGCGGCGGGTGAGGAGGTGGCGATCACGGTCCGGCGGGACGTGATCCTGAGCGGGACGATCAGGGCGGCGCGGCTGGCCATACCGGTGGCCAGGGGGATGGTCGTGGACGGCAACATCGGCTATCTCAGCCTCGACGTCTTCAGTTCCACGGCGGACGGCGCGGTGGCAGGAGTGCTCCGCGAGTTGACCCATCCGCCTATCAGCGGCCTCGTGCTGGACTTGCGCGGCAATCCTGGCGGGTACATCGACTCGGCGGTGGGCACCGCAGGCGCCTTCCTACCGGACCTGGCGACGATCGTTCACCTGTTGAGCAGGGACAGCCTGGAGACCGTCGGGGCCCGAGGCAGGGCGATCTCGTCCGATCCCACCATCCTGCCGATGGTGATCGCGGTGGACGGCGGCAGCGCCTCGGCCTCGGAGATGGTGACGGGCGCCCTTAGCGACCAGGGTCGTGTCACCGTGGTCGGCCAGAGGACCCTCGGCAAGGACACCGGCCAGACCTCCTATCACGTTGAACCCCGAGGCAGTCTGGTCGGGGTCCTCCAGGTCACCACCCTCAGATGGTTCACCCCGCGCTCTCGGAGCGTTGCGGGGGGAATCGAGCCTGACGTGACCATGAATCTACCGTCGTGCATGCTACCGGCCGACGTGGCGAGGCGCGCCATCTCGGCGATCCGCCCGCGCATCGCAGGGATGGCCATCACGTCGGAACCCCTGGATGGGACCGCATATGCGGCCGGAGAGAAGGTGATGGTCACCGTGACCTTCGACTCGCTGGTGGTCGTGTTCCAAAACGGTGGCAGTCCTACCCTGGACCTCAGGGTCGGACCCGATCGCCGGGTTGCCCTCTACGAGTCGGGCTCGGGTACGCCCGAGCTGGTGTTCGGGTACTCGGTGATCGGCGGCGATGCAGGTCCGGACGGGATCAGCATCC of the bacterium genome contains:
- a CDS encoding S41 family peptidase; its protein translation is MTKPSGVAWKRSGARLVIAVIVLSLLVPAPLAASVEPEGSLPRTAQTDGADGAEAIPAGRVTCEEAPTVFEVLCIVYRLISANYVDAVDDQELASAATERVREAGLAERTDGEPPACPLPSSEFEELCQVIDRAQDTAAAVGEAVRGMAGSLDRNSRYLTAAQYNRFRTNLENRGTSGLGVAFALVEYGRPCLTVTATCRPVVAEVYAGSPAEGAGLMVGDELLELGDRFPAELGCADVSRLDRFAAGEEVAITVRRDVILSGTIRAARLAIPVARGMVVDGNIGYLSLDVFSSTADGAVAGVLRELTHPPISGLVLDLRGNPGGYIDSAVGTAGAFLPDLATIVHLLSRDSLETVGARGRAISSDPTILPMVIAVDGGSASASEMVTGALSDQGRVTVVGQRTLGKDTGQTSYHVEPRGSLVGVLQVTTLRWFTPRSRSVAGGIEPDVTMNLPSCMLPADVARRAISAIRPRIAGMAITSEPLDGTAYAAGEKVMVTVTFDSLVVVFQNGGSPTLDLRVGPDRRVALYESGSGTPELVFGYSVIGGDAGPDGISIPADALRPGRAKIGLVAGLEAVLGHDAVAADPRQRVRGTAPPARSDVFIDIRESAHRSDIERIVAAGIMEGCGTAESGDLFCPDVAVSRAQAAAFLSRGLELPPATGDFF